A stretch of Allostreptomyces psammosilenae DNA encodes these proteins:
- a CDS encoding MFS transporter — MTETVPHTDRRSPGDVPDAAPWRGWVAVVAVAAATFTVVTSEMLPVGLLTPVGRALGVSEGAAGLALTVTGLVAAVAAPLVAPAVGRLDRRVVLWALMLLLAVGNLLAAWAPHFGVLMAGRVLVGAAMGGVWAVAASLAARLVPERSVGGATSLVFSGVAVASVLGVPAGTWLGEAFGWRAAFAAAGLLGVAVAGALAALLPRLPVERSVRLRGVVRLSRERAVRTGLVVVALLTTGHFAAYTYVRPVLEVVAGADAGAVGALLLAYGLAGVVGNFAGGAGAVRSPRATLLVISAVLAAATLLTPWLGASVPGAAALLVVWGLAYGGVSVATQGWLLAAAPGAREGASALFVGVFNLSIALGALLGGRTVDSLGPAAVMWVGGGLAAAAWLAVLWGRAAAPRS; from the coding sequence ATGACCGAGACTGTTCCGCACACTGATCGCCGTTCCCCCGGGGACGTGCCGGATGCCGCCCCGTGGCGCGGCTGGGTGGCGGTGGTGGCCGTGGCGGCGGCCACGTTCACCGTCGTGACGTCGGAGATGCTGCCGGTGGGGCTGCTCACCCCGGTCGGCCGGGCGCTGGGGGTGAGCGAGGGCGCGGCCGGTCTGGCGCTGACGGTCACCGGCCTGGTGGCGGCGGTGGCCGCGCCGCTGGTCGCGCCGGCGGTGGGCCGGCTGGACCGGCGGGTGGTGCTGTGGGCGCTGATGCTGCTGCTGGCGGTCGGGAACCTGCTGGCGGCGTGGGCCCCGCACTTCGGGGTGTTGATGGCCGGCCGGGTGCTGGTCGGCGCCGCCATGGGCGGGGTGTGGGCGGTCGCGGCCTCGCTGGCGGCGCGGCTGGTGCCGGAGCGGTCGGTGGGGGGCGCCACGTCGCTGGTGTTCAGCGGGGTCGCCGTCGCCTCGGTGCTCGGGGTCCCGGCCGGGACGTGGCTGGGCGAGGCGTTCGGGTGGCGGGCGGCGTTCGCGGCGGCCGGGCTGCTGGGCGTGGCGGTCGCCGGCGCGCTGGCGGCGCTGCTGCCCCGGCTGCCGGTCGAGCGGTCGGTCCGGCTGCGCGGTGTGGTCCGGCTGTCCCGGGAACGGGCCGTGCGGACGGGGCTGGTGGTCGTCGCGCTGCTGACGACGGGCCACTTCGCGGCCTACACCTATGTGCGCCCGGTGCTGGAGGTGGTCGCGGGGGCGGACGCGGGGGCCGTGGGCGCCCTCCTGCTGGCGTACGGGCTCGCCGGTGTCGTCGGCAACTTCGCCGGTGGGGCGGGTGCCGTGCGCTCGCCGCGGGCCACGCTGCTGGTGATCAGCGCGGTGCTGGCCGCGGCGACGCTGCTGACGCCGTGGCTCGGCGCGTCGGTGCCGGGCGCCGCGGCGCTGCTGGTGGTGTGGGGGCTGGCGTACGGAGGGGTGTCGGTGGCCACGCAGGGCTGGCTGCTGGCGGCGGCACCCGGCGCGCGGGAGGGGGCGTCGGCGCTGTTCGTGGGCGTGTTCAACCTGTCGATCGCGCTGGGGGCCCTGTTGGGCGGGCGGACGGTGGACTCGCTGGGGCCGGCCGCCGTGATGTGGGTGGGGGGCGGATTGGCGGCCGCGGCGTGGCTCGCCGTGCTGTGGGGACGGGCGGCCGCGCCCCGCAGTTGA